Within Candidatus Omnitrophota bacterium, the genomic segment GTCTACCATTATAAGGCAGAGTGTCAGGCTTGATCAGGAAGCAAAGAATATTTTGTCAAGAGTCAGGGACAAAAAAGACGATACTATATTGTCAGCCGTTGCCGGAAGGCTCCGGGATTTTAATATTGAACTTTTGGATTCAACATTATTTCTAAAAGGTTTTATGTCCGAAAGAGGTACCATGACCAGAAAACCCTTAAGCAAAATACATTTACAGGATATCCGCTTTGGGCTTTCTATAGCCAAAAATATGGGTTCTTTAGATATTGGACAATCTGTTATTATTAAAGATAGAGCGGTGATCGCGGTTGAGGCCATAGAAGGGACTGATGAGGCCATTAAAAGGGCGGGCCAGCTTGTCGGCGAAGGTTGTGTTGTTGTCAAGGTATCAAAACCGGCCCAGGACATGCGATTTGATGTGCCTGTTGTGGGCCTTGAAACGATTAAAGCCATGAAATTCTCCGGCGCTTCAGTGCTTGCCCTTGAAGCGGGCAAGGTTCTTATGCTTGAAAAATCGGATATGATACAGGAAGCGGAAAAAATAGGATTGTCCATAGTAGGTGTGTGAATATGAAGGGTTTTGATATAAACTCAAAGGTTGTGCGTAAAAAACTTATAAATTTTGTCCGTTCCATATGTGCCGCGAAAGGTTTTAGCAAGGTAATATTAGGGCTGTCCGGCGGGCTTGATTCTTCCGTAGTAGCTTATTTGTCGGTTCAAGCTTTAGGAAAAGACAATGTGCTTGGAGTCAGCATGCCTTATGGCACACTTTTTAACCAATCAACACAGGATGCGAAAAGGCTTGCCGCGGGCCTGGGCATAAAAGTTGTGACCATAGATATAAAACCCATGCTGGATGCCTATTTCAGAACAGACAGGGCCGCGGATAATATAAGGCGCGGAAATAAAATGGCCAGAGAAAGGATGTCTATACTTTTTGACCTTTCCCGGGTATACGATAGCCTTGTTGTCGGCACATCCAACAGGACGGAGATCCTGGTAGGGTATGGCACCATATATGGCGATTGCGCCTATGCCTTTAATCCCATAGCATGTCTTTACAAAAGCCAGCTCAAGTATTTTGCCTCGTATCTGGGCATCCCGTCTTTTATACTAAAGAAAGCGCCAAGCGCTGACTTGTGGCCGGGCCAGACTGATGAAGGCGAAATGGGTTATGCCTATAAAGATATTGACAGGCTTTTGTTTTGTATGATTGATAAAAAGATGGACAAAAATCAGCTTATTCTTGAGGGTTTTGATACGAAGTTTATAAATTATATAAAAAATCGCGTAAGAAATAATAAATTTAAATCACAACTGCCTGTAATGGCAAAACTCTGATACCGCGCGCCTTCCAATGGTTTGGCGCCGACTTAAGCAGGGTTATTATTGATAAAACGGATAATTTCCCCAGCGGCGCGCATACCGGCCCCAGGCGTGCCAAGAGATTTTTTTACCTTAATAAACTCCTGTTTGATACCGCAAGATAGCTCTTTGTTTGAGATGATCCGTTGCAGGTATGAGGAAATTTTTTCAGGCCTTGCGTCATATTGCAGAAATTCTTCAACGATTTTCTTCCCCGCCACGATATTTACAAGTCCGATAAAAGGTAATTTTATCAGTTTTTTTGTCAGTATATATGTGAGGAAATTGGTTTTATAGATTATTGCCATAGGTATTCCTATCAGGGCCGTTTCTAATGTTGCTGTCCCGGAGGCGACCATGGCGCAGTCGCAGATATTTAAGGCATTGTAAATATTATCATGGACAATAAGAACCTTTATGCCTAAGCCTGACATTAGATCTTTGATAGCAGAAACGTCTATCGTAGGCGCCAGAGGCAGTATAAAATTAATATCGGT encodes:
- the lpxI gene encoding UDP-2,3-diacylglucosamine diphosphatase LpxI (LpxI, functionally equivalent to LpxH, replaces it in LPS biosynthesis in a minority of bacteria.), yielding MTNLRQIAIIAGSGKFPLLVAKAAKSNNLKVITLSIISSADKKMEVVGDKNYWIELGQGKQLLDIMKKEGVTHAVMAGKINKSTIIRQSVRLDQEAKNILSRVRDKKDDTILSAVAGRLRDFNIELLDSTLFLKGFMSERGTMTRKPLSKIHLQDIRFGLSIAKNMGSLDIGQSVIIKDRAVIAVEAIEGTDEAIKRAGQLVGEGCVVVKVSKPAQDMRFDVPVVGLETIKAMKFSGASVLALEAGKVLMLEKSDMIQEAEKIGLSIVGV
- a CDS encoding NAD+ synthase, which translates into the protein MKGFDINSKVVRKKLINFVRSICAAKGFSKVILGLSGGLDSSVVAYLSVQALGKDNVLGVSMPYGTLFNQSTQDAKRLAAGLGIKVVTIDIKPMLDAYFRTDRAADNIRRGNKMARERMSILFDLSRVYDSLVVGTSNRTEILVGYGTIYGDCAYAFNPIACLYKSQLKYFASYLGIPSFILKKAPSADLWPGQTDEGEMGYAYKDIDRLLFCMIDKKMDKNQLILEGFDTKFINYIKNRVRNNKFKSQLPVMAKL